GAGAAAGTCTATcacttgcaaaaaaaaaaaaaaaaataccataatCAAAAGTACACTAGCCAATCTTCCAACTTAccttctctctttatttccaGCAGGGGTGGCTAACTGGATTGAGAAGTTATTTCGTATATTTTTGTGGGGTGGCATGGGCGAGGAAACTAAACTCCATCTTGTTAGTTGGAATAAAGTTTGTGCTCCTATCTCAAATGAAGGGTTGGGCGTTTGTAATTTGTGAATGTTCAATAAGGCTTTGTTAGGGAAATGGTTGTAGAGATATCAATCGGAAGGAGAGTCGTTATGGAGGGAGGTGATTGATTGAAAATATGGGTGTGACTGGGGGGTTGGTGCTCAAGGAGGTTgttttggggggtggggggtttATGGGGTGTGAGCCTTTGGAAGTTCATTAGAAAGGGGTGGGAGAGTTTTGTTAAATATGTTAGCTATGATGTTGGAGAGGGTTCTAGGATCCGTTTTTGATTTGATGTTTGTTGTGGAGATTAGGCCCTTAACAGGGTTTCCCACCTATTTTCCGTATAGTTTCTGATGGGCATGCCTGTGTTTCTAATTTGTTACTTCATTCTAATGGTTCTTTGCAGTGGGATGTTTGTTTTATTAGAGATGCACCTGATTGGGAACTTGATGatgtttcagattttttcatcttcttaTATTCCCTGGGAATAGGGGGTTATGAGAGAGATAAGATGTTGTGGAAGCCTATGGGAAGTAAAAATTTCATGGTCCGTTCATATTATAAGGTGTTGACTGTTCAGCATAGCTGACAATGGAAAATTCGAGAAAGCGTGGCCTTATTGTTATGGAGTGGTGTTTCATGTGCAAGAAGCATAGGGAATCTGTGGATCACTTACTTTTTCATTGTGAGGTTGCAAAGGCCTTGTGGAATGGAGTTTTTAGCAGAGTTAGGTTGGCTTTGGTGATGCCTTTGAGAGTGGTGGATCCTTTTGATTGTTGGAACTGGTTATATGGTAGCTCTCAAGTGGCtgcagtgtggaagatgattcctttgtgtcttatgtggtgcatttggttggaaaggaaCAAGCGGTGTTTTAATGATAAGGAGCGCACCTTGTGGAAATCTAGAATTTTTTGTGTACTCCTTATTGCAATGGTTATCTGCTTTAGCGCTTAATGGAGCTTCTGCTCACGACTTTTGTTTGTCATTTTCTGTTtactagaatgtatttaggtgttttcttttgtatacatcctgtgtacaTGTGCTTCGCCTATTTCgttcatattaataaatttgtcttcttacttgtcaaaaaaataaaaaaataaaaaagaagaagaagaagagagagtgcTATTGAGAAGGAGACAGTAACCCTCACCTTATGCTCCTAACAATGCCAAATATGTTATGAAAATATCAAGCACTGGTTAAAAAAATGTTCTAAAAATATCAAGCTCCTTTCCCATTTAGATTTTGTGTTTCCACTTAAGAGGAACAAATTTAAAGTAGCTGTACTCGTTCATGTAAACAAGGACACTCTCCCAAAATGGCTGGCTTGATGGCCATTGTCTATGTTAGGAACTTAAGGGGAATTGAAGTCATTGTAAACTTGTTTACTGTAagttaatatacaattttttctatttgtagTCAACAGTAAACCACCATCTAGGCTAAGATTtagatttttctatttctaataAATGCTGATGTTACCCTAATTGGTGTTACTTCTTTGTTGTCAAACATCTACTAGTGCAACTTTGAAGTCTTTGCTAGAATCTTCATAAATGGTTCTTGATGCTCCTTATGATCACAAACATGGACAAGGGGCTTTGATTTTCATAAGTCAATTGAGCTATTCCCTCTTTGGGATATTTAAACATGTAAAATCATTTTCCTATGGTTCCGGTTCATCATagttattttccttatttttgcttgttgaAAATGTGAGTTAATTCATCTTTTTAGATAATTTAAGTTTCCGTCAAGAAACCGAGCCATTTGAATCGGTATCTTTTAGCCATTTGATCATATAAATTGTCATTTAAACTGTTATGTTTAAGTTTCCTCATTCTACACTGCTAAAGAGTTTAAAGTTGTCGAGGAAAACTCATCTTGGTTGTCATATGATATTTGAACTATCAATGGTTGGCTctccaaattttttatttatagctGATAAATATTAGGACCTGAAATAATGAATTAAGTTCTCTATAAGATCTCAGGCATGTATGGTCTCGGCCTGCTAGACTGTTAGTGACCTGCCTATAAGTGCCCTCAACTAATAACTACAGTACTACAGATTGTTTTGCTCTTCATTATGTTCATGTGAGTGGTATGCCATTTGCAATTGGTTGGCAGTGATAAAAGTAGATTTTCAATTCGTACCAAAATGCATACATTATCCCTTATTGCTATTTTCTACATTGCCTTGTATATGGCTTCTAACATGCAAGCCGGTCTCTTTCTGACCTTGTTTAGGTGGAAGAAAATGTCAAGTGCAATGAGAATGGTGCACCTGTTAAAAGACTTAGGAGAAAGGCTATAATTGTCCATGCTGAGAATATAGCTGGAAGAAGATTTTGGAATGAACATCCAAGTCTTCTGAAGGAGGTGGTTGGTTTTACGGAGGATGTGGACAAAATAAAACTGGAGTATGTTAGGTTCTTCCAATTTGAGAACAAATTGATGCCATCTACATGGATTGTAATTAGAATTGATGGCTGCCATTTTCACAGGTAAAGTTAAAACATGCATAGAAACATAGCCCATTGTCGGTAGAATTGGGCCagaatttcttttccctttcttgGTTCTCATTGTTGCTTATCAAATGAAGTCGGAAGCATTGTAGGGTAGGCTCAGTTTCTAAAATATTAGAGAACCCTGGTCACTGTATGCTTAATTATTCCAATAAACACATGAAGACCATTAGGCATGCAACCATGCACTGATGACATGGAACCTCACCAAGGAAAGGCCTTTGAAGCCACCCCTGGGTGTAAACTccaggttaaaaaaaaaaaaatagttcacATGCACAACCCTAATTGtcaaaattgggtatcaaataatCTAGGAGAACATGTGGAATTGAACCAAGATATGTGAGTTTAAATCTCATCTCAAATCTGCCCTTTGACCACTAGGTTGCACCTTGATGAGGAAGCTTTTTCAATTTAGGGCACATGCGAAAGTGCTGATATGTCTTATAGTCATTTGTTGTCACAAGTATAATACAGCTTGAAGAATAGAACATATGTGAAAATTTTGGGTCATTCAAAATCCTACTTTGTGAAAAACGTCTAATCAATTAAAATGACTGAAAACCAAAAGATGATTTACAATGGAGGTAgttttctcaagtgaaaaatTATAAAGGACTCCTGCTGACCTATatatttcccaatcttgtgaTGCATGCTTGGTTCCCACTAAGATACTGCAAATGAAGCTCAGGGTTTAGTTGTCTGTATTGTGGTAGATTTTCTGAAGTTCATCAATTTGAGAAGCCAAACGACAAACAAGCTCTGAACCTTATGAATTCCTGTGTAGTGGCTGTGTTACAAGAGATTCCAGATATAATATTTGGGTATGGTGTCAGTGATGACTACAGGTATGgcattttttcatgttttataGTTCTAGACTCGATATTTGTACCTATTTTCAATCACATTGTTGGTGTTATCCAGCTTTGTTTTTAAGAAGGATTCTCATTTCTATCAACGTCAAGCAAGGTCTTTCTCTTACCTTTGTTCTTTTATCTCTAAACACTTTTAGTCATATTATTTATGGGATAATATCCTGTTGGGATGGGGGACATGAAGAAATGCTCTCTCCTTACCCGTTTTGTAATTCATGATGCCTATGAGGGGAAATTTAATGTACAATTTTCCTGTGGGAGACTTCTAGTATCTGAGGATTCAGTATTAAAATCACTTCTATTATCACCTTTGCAGTGAAATAGTGTCTGTCACTGTATCATTCTTCTCTTCCATGTACGCAATGAAATGGAAAGAATTCTTTCCACTGAAAGAATTGAAGTACCCTTCTTTTGATGGACGTGATGTATGCTATCCATCAGATGAGATTCTTCAAGACTATCTAGCATGGAGAcaagtttttttattgaaaatgagattccattcatcataacgaagttacaaatgtgacttatcaatacaggtaAATCCCGATTATAAGCCAACCTACGCATCTACTCTGGAGTATCCCCGCATACGAAGTagcggacattgtcttaacttctaaaccTCTTCGAAGAGAGAAATCACTCTGTATAAAATAGAATGATCCGCCCCTCCAACCTTCTAAGAAGGTGGATTAAGGGACATCACAACTTTGGACACTAAGTCCAAAAGCGTACGCCTAATCTATTacaaacaaaattacaaacaaacTACGCTACCATACAACCAAACACCAATGAAACTAAGCAGTGGCAAGGGCTCCGAGGCACACCCACCCCAGACGACGGCCTCAGGAGCCCAAGCACAGCATGAGTACCTAGCTCGCTTGCGGACCACAAAACCTCCATCAAAGGTTGGCTGAACGTCCACTGGTCGTAACACCGACTGCCTTTCTCCATAGCACGAGCCCCAGGTTGTGTCCGGTCAAAAAACCCCAACACCCGCTCAGTTTACAACaataatacaaaacaaaacccagaaaaactaataaaactgacggaagaaaagaaaaaaaaaacaaaccagtgGTGCATGCAACGCAACCACTCTTAGAGGGGGTCCGACAGTCATTCGGTGATCACCCGGAGTCTTAGGACCCAGAAAAGCCAGGTTTTGAGCCGGCAGGTGGCTCCTCGGTGGCACGTGACAGCCACGCTCTGGGTCTGTCTGAGACTCCGTCCCGCGCGTGCTGGCTACGCTCCCTCCCTTCCGGCGCCGCGTTCGGTGGTCTTGAAGATTGGCAACTGTCCAACGCTCTGGTGGGTTGCGTGTTGACGGTCGGTGGCGGGAAACGATCCCGCCGGAACTCCCCTCCTTTATTTACCTGAAAACCCACATGAAcccaaaacaaaatgaaaaaaacacaGAAACAGCAGATAGAGAGAAGAAGGGGAAAGGGAGGGggggaggagccgaagctcccacccccgtCGGTTGATCAGGTCTGTTAGGATTTTATGGAGAGAGAATAGAGAGAACAGAGAGAATGGATAGAGAACAGAGAGAACAAAGAGAACGGAGAGAACCAGCATGGAGACAAGTTGATTGTGAGTATTAAGTgcattttacaaaatattataacatCGATAATGCTATTAAGGTAGCGGAAAAAAAATTGGGGAGAAGAAGACCTTgaacttttgaatttttaacATGGAAAACCAAATTATGGACTTTTGCAGACAGTGTAAACTTATTCTCTCAATTAGGGCATGGTTGTTAATTATGTGGACATATTGCAGGCCACATCAATAATCAGTATAATACTTGTTTCTGGATGCTTGTaaacaagaaaggaaaaagcAAAAGTGAAGCTCAAGATTATCTGAAAGTGTGTGCTAAGATCTGCTCACCCTTTCCAAGGATTGTTCCTTCAGTCTTATTAGATTACTTCCTTTGTATTCATGCTTGTTCTTTAGTTTTTGTCATCTTTTCTTTCTATTCTTATGATGTGTATTCTTGTTCTAATGTAATTCTTTATGCTGCATAAGTAGATCATATATTTCCCTTATTTAGACCAAATCCTCCACAAATAATTTAGAGAAAGTGTCATATGCTGAAGATTAGGGTTCGGCAGTAGCTAGAGTATAAGTAATGAAATGGGCTCAATGGGCCGGGGCCAGAGCTGGACCGGGGAAGAATACGTGGGCTGTGTATA
This is a stretch of genomic DNA from Carya illinoinensis cultivar Pawnee chromosome 3, C.illinoinensisPawnee_v1, whole genome shotgun sequence. It encodes these proteins:
- the LOC122304564 gene encoding tRNA(His) guanylyltransferase 1-like, which encodes MEALGRMMEAVVLVFLCRLGGLGGLFPVFSVGNTNNGTITLTHLLFANDTVVFCDADHDQIQALRVVLLCFEAVSGLKVNMDKSEMVLVGEVWNINFLANFLGYWKKVGWLVGSGCIYQKEVEENVKCNENGAPVKRLRRKAIIVHAENIAGRRFWNEHPSLLKEVVGFTEDVDKIKLEYVRFFQFENKLMPSTWIVIRIDGCHFHRFSEVHQFEKPNDKQALNLMNSCVVAVLQEIPDIIFGYGVSDDYSFVFKKDSHFYQRQASEIVSVTVSFFSSMYAMKWKEFFPLKELKYPSFDGRDVCYPSDEILQDYLAWRQVFCHINNQYNTCFWMLVNKKGKSKSEAQDYLKGTQAREKNELLIKEFYIDYNELEPMFRQGSFAFWEKEDITLADENGASVANSHNKVTVEHCDIIKPNFWEAHSSILGEIVPKL